From the Nodularia sp. NIES-3585 genome, one window contains:
- the holB gene encoding DNA polymerase III subunit delta' produces MTIDPFAPLLGQQQAIELLTQAVKQNRVAPAYLFVGIDGVGKTLAARCFVELLFSAQTRHVASLQNRLRQGNHPDLWWVQPTYQHEGKRLTVAEAAEKKLKRKAPPVIRLEQIREITEFLGRPPLEAPRNVVVLESAETMAESAANALLKTLEEPGQATLILIAPSPESVLPTLVSRCQRIPFYRLDTQSLTQVLTQTGHEEILQHSAVLSIAAGSPGSAIASYEQLQLIPETLLQDVTKVPSSYRHTLALAKTIAQDLDTEAQLWLVDYLQQSYWQQWHQPEIIKKLEQARKSLLCYAQPRLVWECTFIALLKHLS; encoded by the coding sequence ATGACTATTGATCCATTTGCGCCACTTTTAGGGCAGCAACAAGCCATAGAATTACTCACTCAGGCTGTCAAACAAAACCGCGTAGCCCCCGCCTATCTATTTGTAGGGATAGATGGTGTGGGCAAAACTCTCGCAGCCCGGTGTTTTGTGGAATTGCTATTTTCCGCACAGACGCGTCATGTCGCTTCTTTACAGAATCGTTTGCGTCAAGGGAATCATCCTGACTTGTGGTGGGTGCAGCCGACGTACCAACACGAGGGAAAACGACTCACAGTCGCCGAAGCAGCCGAGAAAAAACTCAAGCGTAAAGCCCCACCTGTGATTAGGTTAGAGCAGATTCGGGAAATTACGGAGTTTCTCGGCCGTCCTCCCTTGGAAGCACCGAGAAATGTGGTAGTGCTGGAGTCAGCCGAAACAATGGCAGAATCAGCAGCTAATGCTTTGCTGAAAACCTTGGAAGAACCAGGACAGGCGACGCTGATTTTAATTGCACCATCTCCTGAGTCGGTTTTGCCTACCTTGGTGTCACGCTGTCAACGGATTCCTTTTTATCGCTTAGATACACAGTCTTTAACTCAGGTACTCACCCAAACAGGACATGAAGAAATTTTGCAGCATTCGGCAGTATTGAGTATAGCGGCTGGTAGCCCAGGAAGTGCGATCGCCTCTTATGAGCAATTACAACTAATTCCTGAAACCTTACTCCAAGATGTCACAAAAGTACCTTCATCCTATCGCCACACCTTGGCCTTAGCTAAAACAATTGCTCAAGATTTAGATACAGAAGCACAACTATGGTTAGTCGATTATCTCCAACAATCCTACTGGCAACAGTGGCATCAACCAGAAATTATTAAAAAGCTAGAACAAGCTCGGAAATCCTTACTGTGTTACGCCCAACCGCGCCTAGTTTGGGAATGCACATTTATAGCACTGTTGAAGCATCTGAGTTGA
- a CDS encoding response regulator transcription factor, translated as MPRILVIDDDAAISELVAVNLEMAGYDVSQAEDGIKGQALALQLQPDLIMLDLMLPRVDGFTVCQRLRRDDRTAEIPVLMLTALSQTQNKVEGFNAGADDYLTKPFEVEELLARVRALLRRTDRIPQAAKHSEILNYGNLTLVPERFEAIWFNETVKLTHLEFELLHCLLQRHGQTVSPSEILREVWGYDPDDDIETIRVHIRHLRTKLEPDPRHPRYIKTVYGAGYCLELPSLPQSNEGASASVVE; from the coding sequence ATGCCCAGGATTCTTGTTATAGACGATGACGCGGCAATTTCAGAACTCGTTGCCGTCAACTTGGAAATGGCTGGCTACGATGTCAGTCAAGCTGAAGATGGCATCAAAGGTCAGGCGCTGGCGCTTCAGCTTCAACCAGACTTGATTATGCTTGACCTGATGTTGCCGAGAGTAGACGGTTTTACAGTTTGCCAACGCCTACGGCGAGATGACCGCACAGCCGAGATTCCCGTGTTGATGCTCACCGCTTTAAGCCAAACTCAGAATAAAGTCGAGGGTTTCAATGCTGGTGCTGATGATTACCTGACCAAGCCCTTTGAAGTAGAAGAGCTGTTAGCACGGGTGCGGGCATTATTGCGGCGGACTGACCGCATTCCCCAAGCCGCAAAACACAGTGAAATTCTCAACTATGGGAATTTGACTCTGGTTCCAGAAAGATTTGAGGCGATATGGTTCAATGAAACGGTAAAATTGACTCACCTGGAATTTGAGCTACTCCACTGTTTACTACAACGCCACGGTCAGACAGTTTCCCCCAGCGAAATCCTGCGGGAAGTTTGGGGCTATGATCCAGATGATGACATTGAAACCATTCGAGTGCATATCCGCCACTTGAGAACGAAACTAGAACCAGACCCCCGTCACCCCCGCTATATCAAAACAGTCTATGGTGCGGGATATTGTTTAGAATTGCCCAGCTTACCACAATCAAATGAGGGGGCTTCTGCATCCGTTGTTGAGTGA
- a CDS encoding YheT family hydrolase yields MLCYSAYNPPRFLKNGVAMTVYTALWGERYWEQTTLLSEPPYHTTVLIGGQGVPIFTWVAIPKNAHSTIIATYGITGELDQQWFLRLLGRKAYAQGYAVVLFDWRAHGKTAELSPTLTSDGLYEGEDFVRIAAAAAKMGCPSKFWFTGFSLGGQLALWGVKTATDLIQGGEFLGLRDSDIGGGVVICPSLDSWRSLDYLVQQPIGKYLEKAIAGNLKKLAWRIHDLHPGTIDPAAIERANSIWAFDHELVISRLGFDSVEAYYQASSALQLLPQISKPTLILYAADDPLFHPEIIPELQAACASNPALDLWLTPHGGHVGYVSSKAGQLQAEDPDIWWAWNRTLQWLENQREIKS; encoded by the coding sequence ATGTTGTGTTATTCTGCCTACAATCCGCCTCGGTTTCTCAAAAATGGTGTGGCAATGACTGTTTACACTGCTTTGTGGGGAGAACGTTATTGGGAACAAACTACTCTACTTTCAGAGCCGCCATACCATACAACTGTGCTGATTGGTGGGCAGGGTGTACCGATTTTTACTTGGGTGGCGATACCAAAAAATGCTCATAGTACTATTATTGCTACTTATGGGATTACAGGTGAGCTAGACCAACAATGGTTTTTGAGACTCTTGGGGCGCAAAGCATACGCTCAAGGATATGCGGTAGTTTTGTTTGATTGGCGCGCCCACGGCAAAACTGCCGAGTTGTCTCCGACTTTGACCTCCGATGGCTTGTATGAGGGGGAAGATTTTGTGCGAATTGCGGCCGCAGCCGCAAAAATGGGATGTCCTAGTAAGTTTTGGTTTACAGGGTTTTCCTTGGGGGGACAATTGGCATTGTGGGGAGTAAAAACTGCTACTGATTTGATTCAAGGCGGTGAATTTTTAGGCTTACGAGACAGTGACATTGGTGGTGGGGTGGTGATTTGTCCCAGTTTGGATTCATGGCGATCGCTTGACTATTTAGTACAACAACCTATTGGTAAATACTTAGAGAAGGCGATCGCCGGTAATTTGAAAAAACTAGCATGGCGAATACATGATTTGCATCCTGGCACAATTGACCCAGCCGCCATTGAACGAGCTAATAGTATCTGGGCTTTTGACCACGAACTGGTAATTAGCAGATTGGGTTTTGACTCAGTAGAAGCATATTATCAAGCCAGTAGTGCTTTACAATTATTGCCGCAGATTTCCAAACCTACCTTAATTTTATATGCTGCCGATGACCCCTTATTTCACCCAGAAATCATCCCTGAGTTACAAGCTGCTTGTGCGAGTAATCCAGCCCTAGATTTGTGGCTGACTCCTCATGGTGGTCATGTGGGTTATGTAAGTAGCAAAGCAGGTCAGCTTCAAGCCGAAGATCCTGATATTTGGTGGGCTTGGAATCGGACTTTACAGTGGCTAGAGAACCAACGAGAAATCAAATCATGA
- a CDS encoding putative toxin-antitoxin system toxin component, PIN family, with protein sequence MMKNNRIVIDTNVIVSALIFSKSTTMQAFREAKQNGLILISAEILSELIDVLSRQKFDRYLSREIREDFLASLARETELITISETVDICRDPKDNKFLELAISGKATHIITGDKDLLELHPFRDILIVTPSQFLDSVSSN encoded by the coding sequence ATGATGAAAAATAACCGTATCGTAATTGATACAAATGTAATTGTAAGTGCGTTAATATTCTCTAAATCTACCACAATGCAAGCTTTTAGAGAAGCAAAACAAAATGGATTAATTTTAATTTCTGCGGAAATTTTATCAGAATTAATTGATGTACTCAGTCGTCAAAAATTTGACCGCTATCTATCCAGAGAAATTCGGGAAGACTTTTTAGCCAGTTTAGCCAGAGAAACAGAATTAATAACAATTAGCGAAACAGTTGATATTTGTCGAGATCCTAAAGATAATAAGTTTTTAGAATTAGCCATCTCTGGAAAAGCCACTCATATTATCACAGGAGACAAAGACTTATTAGAACTGCATCCTTTTAGAGATATCTTGATTGTTACACCTAGTCAGTTTTTAGATAGTGTATCTTCAAATTAA